GTAAAGATACTATCATCAGTGACCTTCGAAAACAATGCGATAATGCTCTCTTTAGACGGGGAAACCACATCACTAGGGACCGTAGCTCCAATAGAGCTAGTAACAGCCACAACCGCGGAACACAGACGGTTTCCGTACAATCAAAACACGTTGGCGTTCAAGTTGAATTGGTTATGGAAGATGATTACCTggatcgaaagagaaaatgtgTTCGTGGTCACGAAGAAGGAGAGAACCACAGGCGTGAGCGCGAACGTAACCGTGAACAAGATCGACGGTGTGAAAAATATCGCGACCACGACAGCGACCGCGAAAAGGATCGAGGGAAAGACCGAGAGTGGATTCGCGATACAAGTCGTGGACGGGACCGTGAAAATACTAGCAACAGGCACAGTGACAAACACCGCGCACGGGACAGTGAAAAGGAACGGGATCGTGAAAAGTATGCACAACTGAGCAGTGTTTGGGGTCGTGATCAAAGAGGAAAATCCCGTGACAGGCATCGGGATCGTGATGACTTCTCAATGCAGAGTAGGAGTGGTAGAAACCAGAGAAGTAGCGAACGCGACCATCAAAGAGAGGGGAAGTATCGCGACCGAAATAGCATAGTATTTAGTAATTCCACCGGTACTCATCCAACGAGGGACGATATCAAAGTTCTTGCCGGTGAAAAACGTGCGTTGGAAAGTAACAGTAAAGAAAGTATAACACATGAAAAAAAGcgacgaaaggaaaagtcaTCGACATTACTTGTCCAAAATGAGATGCACAAGACTAGCAGCCATAGAGACATTTGTACGAATTTGGAAGATGTACACgtgaaaaaagaacacaacATCGAATGCGCTGAAACCGATGCGAAGGTACATAAAAGAGCAAAGAGAAATAAGGAAGTTTCTCGACCGGATGACGCAGATACGAGTTGCATTAATCCCAATACGATTCCAGCATTCTCAAACATTGGTACGGATGTGGAAGATTGCTCCTCAAATGTACACAAATTTAATCAGCAAAAGGCCTCGAGCGATAGCACACGCTTCACAACTGACCCTGGGAATACAAAAGAATATTCACACAGTACGGCAAATCAGAACGACCTTAATCAGAGTACAACTGCCAAATTTAATGTGCATCCTACATCGCTATTCACTAAACATAGTAGCAAAGACGCTGAGACCGATGTACAGGAAGCAGCGCAAAATGACATGGAAGTTTCTCAAACAGAAGACACGGATAAAAGGCGTGATGATTCCAAAGAGATTCTCACATTACCAAACATGATTACCGATGTAGAACATGGCTCCTCGGATGTACAGGCCTCAGGCGATAGCACATCCGTTTCAAATGACCTTGGACCAACAGAATACttaaagcaaaaaacaagTGTGAACGACGTAGATCAAGCTGGTGCTGTACAATTGGAGTTGCATTGTACATCGCTAATCGTTGACAGTACCGTTCATGAAAATCCGGAATCGACCTGTAAAAGTGTAGACGGATCTGACTTAGAAACAAGTTCAAAAAACTTGAAAGCGGTCGCGGTTGCTACTCGCACAAGGCGAAAATGTACGAACTCAAAGGCACCACAAAAAGATAAAGATGCAGTTGCATCGAAAGATGCATCTAATACAGCAATCGCGACCAACGGACACACTACCATTGAAAGCCCTATCGAACAGCCATTAAATTCCGATAAAGTTGAGCAAAACGATGTAATGAAGCAAACTGCTAAAAACTTAAACCGTCAAGACAATGAGGGTTCAATCCAGAAAGGTGCCGACGCTATTGATGCAGAAGCAGATCGATTACGAACCCCTAAGATTATTGCTGGTGTTGATAATGGCACACCAAACTATAAACATGAAAGAGCTTCAATCACAACCGGCAGTCAAAGGAGCTCACGGAGCTCGTCTAAAGCTGAATGCTCTAATATGGCGAAAAGAATATCAGAGTGCAAAAGTCGAACGTTGGATAGTGACGGAAATTGGGACGAAGAACCGATCTTGGTACCGCAACGTAAATGTTTAGCCAAACCAGTGCATCTTAGGATCGACCAACTAAAGAAGGAAGCTGCCTTCTTCATAAGGTCCGTAGAGAAATGTAAGGTTTCTCATTTGGAAGGACACGCCATCGATTTTAAAAGACTCGCAGcttctttaaaaataaagaaacatgCACGAAAATCTCCATTAAGTGGTGCCATGACGAACGTCGACAGTACGGTAGTAATACCAATGAAGCACCCAATAGCACTAGGTGTTGAGGAAAGTAAAAATCGACCGCAGTTAAACACTGACGATGAAAATGTGGATACGGTGAATCCAAAAGAATTTCTAGAGCCTCGACCCAATGGAGAGAATATTGAAGATGCTATGACGGTTTGTGAACTAGACGATGGAATTGTGGAACCAGCCAGCGGTGCCATTTGCAATGAGTTACACACAGAATCAGAATCGGTGGCACCATTGATCGAAAACTCAGCAGTTGAAGATCAATCTTCCGCAATGCAGATTCCCGAACGTACAGCAGAAAGCAGCAATACTGCTCCTGTTGAGTCAGAAAGTTTGGTTGCAACATCGAGCAACACCTACCCAACGTTAACACCATTGCAATCCTACTTTATGAACTTTAGCAAAGAATATGAATCGAACGACACCGATGAAGTACCAAACTCAACGAGCTTGGTGCCTTCGGCGAATGttattgaagaaaacaaaaaagaggaacTGTTCAAAACTACCGACACTGATCTAAGTGTTACTGACTCAGTTCCTTATTACATCGCGAAAAACTCAAATGGCGTCTTTAGAAACCTTAAAAGCGTTTTATCAAAGCAAGAACCTCAGAATCAAAGCTTAAGCGCAAGCGGTTCGATGGATGCATCACAATCAAGTAAATCGATCGATACTCTAGGGGCAATAAATCCATTCTCATCAAGCAAAAATAGTAGCACGGACGCTCCTaaaagcaacagaaaacgTAGAATCTCGCTGGATGCTAGTTCGGCTTTGGGCAAACGACCCAAGACCGAGAATAACTCATCAGATTCGCAACTGAGCACGACGCTTTCTTCAACATACTTTTCATCAATTTCCTTGCCGATTGTTTCAGCGCTCGATTACAATCAATCTTCCGCTACCAAGCGTCGATCTTCGTCGAACCTGAATTCTCCCATAAGACCGAcaccgatggtggtgttgcATTCGCCCGCGAAGTCTGTGGGAACACCGCTCAAACATGCACCGATGTCGGAATCAGATTTCGATGCCAACTCGTCGATTCAACTCATTATGGATTCTTTGTTGCAAACACCAATTAAATCAGA
The nucleotide sequence above comes from Anopheles bellator chromosome 1, idAnoBellAS_SP24_06.2, whole genome shotgun sequence. Encoded proteins:
- the LOC131215184 gene encoding uncharacterized protein DDB_G0284459-like, with the protein product MDDFDIYGDLDKCDAEAEKKSREVQSLLCRIAELEQQVKTEEQQKCEVLNKNNILLENISSLLLTAKAELKRKDTIISDLRKQCDNALFRRGNHITRDRSSNRASNSHNRGTQTVSVQSKHVGVQVELVMEDDYLDRKRKCVRGHEEGENHRRERERNREQDRRCEKYRDHDSDREKDRGKDREWIRDTSRGRDRENTSNRHSDKHRARDSEKERDREKYAQLSSVWGRDQRGKSRDRHRDRDDFSMQSRSGRNQRSSERDHQREGKYRDRNSIVFSNSTGTHPTRDDIKVLAGEKRALESNSKESITHEKKRRKEKSSTLLVQNEMHKTSSHRDICTNLEDVHVKKEHNIECAETDAKSKELTELV